The sequence AGTAGATGATCGTGGTTTTATCAATGTTGATAAACAAATGCGTACTAATGTGCCAAATATCTACGCTATTGGCGATATCGTCGGCCCGCCCATGTTGGCACACAAAGGCATCCATGAAGGCCACTTAGCGGCAGCAGTAATTGCTGGCAAGAAACACCATTTTGAACCAAAAGTTATTCCGTCTATCTCCTATACCAATCCGGAAGTTGCATGGATAGGCTTAACGGAAAAAGAAGCGAAAAAAACAGGAATTCGCTATGCAGTCGCCACTTTTCCGTGGGCTGCCTCCGGCAGAGCAATTGCTTCCGCTTGCCAGGCAGGTATAACAAAGCTAATTGTTGATACTGACAGTAATCGGGTGATTGGCGGCGCGGTAGTAGGAGCTAACGGTGGCGAGCTACTGGGAGAAATAGGCCTAGCCATTGAAATGGGCTGTGATGTAGAAGATATAGCGTTGACCATCCATGCACACCCTACTCTGTATGAATCCATTGGTCTAGCAGCAGAAGTTTACGAAGGAACCATTACCGACCTTCCTAACAACAAATTAAAGAACAATAGCAATTTACTTTAGTTCTGTTGAAGTAGAACAACAGGTAGATATCAACATCATAAACTTTTTTGAAAATAGAAGCTCACAGAGAAAAATGTTTTTCCTTACGCAAAATATAACGATATGGTAATTGTTTTGTGGCTTGTGATAGCAAAGTATGCTCCATAAAACGACAGAAAATAGGAATATCGCGTATGGTGGCTGGATCATCGGCGATAATAAGTAAGGTCTGTCCGCAATCTATACCGCGCACTGTTTTGCGAACCATCATGACTGGTTCTGGACAGCGCAGGCCGCAAACATCCAATGTTAGATCAGTGTCGGTAAAAGAGTAAAGCATAAATAACGTCCATAAAAATAACTTAGTTAAATCTTGTATATCGTTTAATCTTTCATCTCCACTACAGAAGACGTACGTTTGTAAGATGTCAGGTTTTGCTGACCAAACCAATTAATTTCATGATGAAGAGAAACGACTTCGCCTATCACTAGCAAGGCGGGGGTTAATGCCCCCTGTGCCAGGGACTCTAGTTCTGCTAGAGTACCGATATGTACGCATTGGTCACTTTGGGTTCCGCGACTTATTACTGCCACAGGAGTTTGTGCCGATCTGCCATGGTAAATTAGTTTACTACTTATTTCAGCTGCGTTGAATACTCCCATGTATATTGCAAGCGTCTGGCTAACTCGTGCTAGCGCCTGCCAATCCAAGTCCGCTGCGCCGTCTTGCATATGCCCAGTAATCAAGGTAAGGCTTTGAGCATATTCACGGTGGGTTAGCGGAATACCGGCATAGGCGGTTGCACCAGAGGCAGCAGTGATGCCAGGTACGACCTGAAATGGTATACCCAATGCAGCCACCGCTTGCATTTCTTCGCCACCGCGACCGAAAATTAATGGATCGCCTCCTTTGAGCCGTACGACCTTTTTGCTTTGTTGCGCTAGAGTAACTATGAGCAGGTTGATCTCCTGTTGCGACATCGATATCGACTGTGAGCCGGCGCGCTTTCCTACGCAGATCTGGTCTGCCTCACGACGCACCATGTCAAGTATTTCCTGGCTGACTAGATAGTCATAAAGCACAACATCAGCTTGTTGTAATAATTGTAGTCCGCGTAGTGTTAATAGTCCACTATCACCGGGACCAGCACCGACTAGTGCTACCTCGCCTACATTTTCTGGATTAGCAGATAGGGACAGCTCTAGCTCTTGTTCTGCTTGTTCCAGCCGTCCCCGTGATATCAGATTAGCAAAGCGACCATTGAGCACTTTTTCCCAGAATCTTCGGCGTCCGGCCATGCTGCGAATATGCTGCTTTACTCTACCTCGCCATGTACCTGCCATAGCCGCCATTGGACCAAGAAAATTCGGTAGCATAGATTCAAGCTTCTCACGCAGAACGCGCGCTAATACCGGTGCCATACCACCAGTGGAAATAGCTACCACGATTGGGGTACGATCAATAATAGCAGGAAAAATGCATGAGCAGTGCTGCTTGGTGTCTACCACGTTGATCAACAGATGACGTTGTTCTGCGCACTTTGCAACTATGGAGTTTAGCTTTTTATTACCGGTGGCGGCAATAACTAGAAAAACATCATCCAGCATTGCTGGTTCAAAAGATTCTCCTATCCAGGATAGTCCGCCGGCATGGTAAATGTTTGTAAGCATTGGACATAGTCCTTGAGCAGAAACACGAATTTGGGCGCCAGCACGCATTAATAGTTGAATTTTACGTGCAGCAACATCGCCACCGCCAACTACTAATACCGGACGTTGCCTAAAATCAGCAAATATTGGTAAATATTTCACAGCAATCTTTCTAATATTGTTGATTAACACATTTGGTCATTTTGCCTTGCTTAGCCGCTTAGCCAGTTCTGGGAGGGGGAACCAAGTAATGGCTTAAACGACCGCAATAACAACCTGAATTTAATTACAGCCGCTCATAAATTGCGTGCGAGCCTAAAATAAGTATAGTATGCAGCGGTATTATCAATTTTAACTTTCATGCAAGCCACATTCGCGTTTTAGCCCAAAGAAGCGCGTTTCTTCCTCATTCATACCTGACTCAAACTTACGTGTAGTTTGTATATCACCTACTGATACATATCCCCTTTCCCACAGTGGGTGATAGCTTAGGCTATTACTGGTAATATATTGATACACTTGTTGATTATCCCAGTCAATAATCGGCAAAAGTTTGAACACCCCACGCTGAATCGTTAACACTGGTAATTGAGAGCGGCTGTAGGACTGCTCGCGCCGCAAACCGGCAAACCAAGTCTTTGCACCAAGAGTAGCTAACGCGCGGTTCAGCGGTTCTACCTTGTTGATTTGGTTATAGCGCTCAATACCCTCGATACCCTGTTCCCACAGTTTGCCATAGCGCGCCTCTTGCCAAGCTGGCGAAATACTAGCGCTAAAAATTTTCAAGTTGAGCCCCAGCTCCTCAGTTAGCTCATCTATAAAATGGTAGGTTTCCGAGAATAGATAACCAGTGTCAGTGAGAATAACCGGAATATCAGGAAACTGGCGAGTTACCATATGCAGACTAACAGCAGCCTGAATACCAAAGCTAGATGAAAGC is a genomic window of Candidatus Moranella endobia PCIT containing:
- the tusA gene encoding sulfurtransferase TusA, yielding MLYSFTDTDLTLDVCGLRCPEPVMMVRKTVRGIDCGQTLLIIADDPATIRDIPIFCRFMEHTLLSQATKQLPYRYILRKEKHFSL
- the cysG gene encoding siroheme synthase CysG — its product is MKYLPIFADFRQRPVLVVGGGDVAARKIQLLMRAGAQIRVSAQGLCPMLTNIYHAGGLSWIGESFEPAMLDDVFLVIAATGNKKLNSIVAKCAEQRHLLINVVDTKQHCSCIFPAIIDRTPIVVAISTGGMAPVLARVLREKLESMLPNFLGPMAAMAGTWRGRVKQHIRSMAGRRRFWEKVLNGRFANLISRGRLEQAEQELELSLSANPENVGEVALVGAGPGDSGLLTLRGLQLLQQADVVLYDYLVSQEILDMVRREADQICVGKRAGSQSISMSQQEINLLIVTLAQQSKKVVRLKGGDPLIFGRGGEEMQAVAALGIPFQVVPGITAASGATAYAGIPLTHREYAQSLTLITGHMQDGAADLDWQALARVSQTLAIYMGVFNAAEISSKLIYHGRSAQTPVAVISRGTQSDQCVHIGTLAELESLAQGALTPALLVIGEVVSLHHEINWFGQQNLTSYKRTSSVVEMKD
- a CDS encoding phosphoadenylyl-sulfate reductase: MSDLDLGELTALDKAQQTAALSTINKQLECKTAEKRVAWALEKLPKQIVLSSSFGIQAAVSLHMVTRQFPDIPVILTDTGYLFSETYHFIDELTEELGLNLKIFSASISPAWQEARYGKLWEQGIEGIERYNQINKVEPLNRALATLGAKTWFAGLRREQSYSRSQLPVLTIQRGVFKLLPIIDWDNQQVYQYITSNSLSYHPLWERGYVSVGDIQTTRKFESGMNEEETRFFGLKRECGLHES